The Microcella sp. genome includes the window GTGCTCACGCTCTTCGAGAAGGGCAAGGTCGAGCACCGCTACCTCGAGCTCGCACTCATCTTCTTGCGGCTGTCGCTGTACATCACCGCGATCTTCCTGTTCCTGCCGCTCGGCATGGCCTTCGCATTCTTGGGCGTGCAGCTCGCGGTCTTCGGCGTCTACATGGGAGCATCCTTCGCCCCCAACCACAAGGGCATGCCGATTCTCGAGAACGACACCTCGCTCGACTTCTTGCACCGCCAGATTCTGACCTCGCGCAACCTCAAGGGCGGCTGGTGGGCGACCGTCATGTTCGGCGGTCTCAACCACCAGGTCGAGCACCACCTCTTTCCGAACATGCCGCGCCCGGCGCTCAGCCGTGCCCGAGAGATCGTGCGCGAGTATGCGGCCACGACGGGCATCTCGTACACCGAGACGGGCGTGATTCGCTCGTACGGCATCGTCATCGACTATCTCAACCGCGTCGGACTCTCAGCGCGCGATCCCTTCGACTGCCCGCTCGTCAACCAGTTCAAGCGCCAGTAGCCGGCGCCGCGCCTGCGCCCGCGCGCGACAGTCGCCGTGCGTGGCATGAGTCGTGAAACGTTCGGCGACTAGCGCCACAGACGGCAACTCTGACGTGCCCGCGACGCCTGACCAGGGCTAGCGCGCGTGGCGCTCGGCGAGAGCAGCGGCACCCATGATGCCCGCGTTGTTGCGCAGCTCGGCCGGAACGATGGGCGTCTCGACGTCGATGAGGTGCATGAACTCGTCATGCTGCTTCGAGACCCCGCCGCCGATGACGAGCAGGTCGGGTGAGAACAAGAACTCGACGTGTCGGTAGTAGCGGGTCAGTCGTGTCGCCCACTCCTCGAACGACAGCTCTTCGCGCTCGCGGGCTGAGTTGGCCGCCCAGTGCTCGGCGTCGTCTCCGTCGAGCTCGAGGTGCCCGAGCTCGGTGTTGGGCACGAGCACGCCGTCGTAGATGAAGGCGCTGCCGATGCCGGTGCCGAGCGTTGTGACGATGACGAGACCGCGCTGGTCGCGCGCTGCGCCGTAGACCGCTTCGGCATATCCCGCAGCATCGGCGTCGTTGACGAAGTGGATGTCGCGGCCGAGGGCCTCGCCGAAGAGGGTGTCGGCGTCGAGCCCGATCCAGTCGTCACTCACGTTCGCGGCCGACATCGTGCGACCGTTGCGCACGATCGCCGGAAAACACACCCCGATGTGGGCGACGTCGTCGCCGCCGTGCTCACTGATGAGCTCGTCGACAATCTGCCGCACGGTGTCGATGATCGCGTCGGGCTCACCGCCTTCCGGGGTGTTCTGCTTGACGCGCTCGCTGACGAGCTCGCCCGCATCCAAGTCGACGATCGCCCCTTTGATGCCGGTGCCGCCGATATCGATGCCGATGGCGCGGGTCATGCGGGTCTCCTGTCGTTGCGGCGGGCTCTCACGGCAGTGTGAGAATCTCGGCCCCTCGTTCGGTGACGACGAGCGTGTGCTCGAACTGCGCCGTGAGCTTCTTGTCTTTCGTCGTGACCGTCCAGTCGTCGGCCCACATGTCCCACTCGATCGTGCCGAGGGTCAGCATCGGCTCGATCGTGAAGACCATGCCCACCTCCATAACCGTCGAGTAGTCGGGCGCGGCGTCGTAGTGCGGAACGATGAGCCCCGAGTGAAACGACCGCCCGACGCCGTGGCCCGTGAAGTCGCGCACCACCCCGTAGCCGAACCGCGTGGCGTAGGCCTCGATCGCTCGGCCGATGACGTTGATCTGGCGTCCGGGTGCGACGGCCTTGATGCCGCGGTTGAGCGCCTCGGCGGTGCG containing:
- the ppgK gene encoding polyphosphate--glucose phosphotransferase → MTRAIGIDIGGTGIKGAIVDLDAGELVSERVKQNTPEGGEPDAIIDTVRQIVDELISEHGGDDVAHIGVCFPAIVRNGRTMSAANVSDDWIGLDADTLFGEALGRDIHFVNDADAAGYAEAVYGAARDQRGLVIVTTLGTGIGSAFIYDGVLVPNTELGHLELDGDDAEHWAANSAREREELSFEEWATRLTRYYRHVEFLFSPDLLVIGGGVSKQHDEFMHLIDVETPIVPAELRNNAGIMGAAALAERHAR
- a CDS encoding acyl-CoA desaturase produces the protein MRTVRDAGLLRRREGFYYLVFAALAAALGGIVTGMVLLGDSWFQLLMAAALGIVLTQIAFVTHEASHRQIFASGKVNDWVGRILATAVVGISYHWWMHKHSRHHAKPNQKGADPDIEPDTIVFTEADAEKSTGFLALITRRQGYLFFPLLTLEGINLHFRSVLTLFEKGKVEHRYLELALIFLRLSLYITAIFLFLPLGMAFAFLGVQLAVFGVYMGASFAPNHKGMPILENDTSLDFLHRQILTSRNLKGGWWATVMFGGLNHQVEHHLFPNMPRPALSRAREIVREYAATTGISYTETGVIRSYGIVIDYLNRVGLSARDPFDCPLVNQFKRQ